ATAGTTCCTCGGGAACATTTGCATCTTGATTATCATTGCTTGTCGTAGTGTTTGAGGGTGCTTTAGCTTTTTACTCCAGGAAGGAATGAACTTTCAACCCTAAACTACGCCTTAAACCAGGACTCCCAGGTGCAAGAAATGTAGCCTTTCTTCCAACTGGTGCCATTTAGAACAACCTGACTTTAACAATAAAAGGGTACTAGCAAGTTAGTTAACAAAACTATAACATTGGCATTTCCTAAACAAATATAATTATAGAATATGCTGGTAAGAAagagaaacaaagaaaaagggcAGAATATCAGTAACACAAACAAAAGCCTCTACACCATTCTAACATTATAATTGTTCATACAAATTAGCTAGCAGCAAAGCAAAACATATAGATTAAAGGTATAAAAGAGACACTTTTACTAACCTAAAAGTTGTTACTTACCCAGTTTGGAGGAAAATGTATTTTCAAGCATAGAATTTTGTGGGTAAGAAACTAAATCCAAAGTTGCATCACTTTTGTAATTGTTTAAAGGGGTGTGAATTGCGCGGTGGAAATGTTCAGTTCAATGGTAGTTGGCAGTAGCTAGAAATGTCACCTGACATAACCAAATTATTAAGCAATTTGGCTTATTTCATGATAAtataaagaaaaacaataaCACACCGAAGGTTGCAACGAAGCTCCAACCTGCAAGCCCTCTGATAAGAGACTGCTGATCGAGCCAACATTGTATTCAACAATAACATTAACAACACCATTTTAATCAACCTCTGCAATTTTGCATTAGACAAACAGAGGGTTGTTTCTCATCTAAAGGGCACAAAAATTACTTCATCATACAGAAAAAGACGATATTCAGAGATTTCTCATCAAGCTATGTATTCTACTAAGTTATTCTTTTAGGAATTAAAGACCCATCTACGATATCTCATGTAAAAACTCAACAACAACCAATTAGCTTAGTAACAAGCCCAAAACCCAGGTAGTACTCGAAGACCCACTTTTGAAATAGCGAGTTCATCAGGATTGAGGGTTGGAGGcgataacgaaaaggaaaatAACACTAAAAAcgaaaaggaaaataaagcatAATTAACACAATTATAAACGAGTCTTACTCGAAAAAGTTCAAGATCCTCAAATATGGAGAGCGAATTTCACACTTTTCTTCACAATCTGCTAAAGGAAAATTGGAATCGCTGACTCAATAATGCGAAGTGAAACCAAAATAATGAGCAGATCTATTCGGTTAGAGCGAGAAATTGAGGTTCATGGGCGAAATTTAGTAATGAGAATTAGGGTATAAGGAATTTGACTGCCATGTTTGttggagagaggagaggagataGTGAGATATGGAAGAGAAGAAGGTTTCTTTTGTGAgttctgcttttttttttttcttttctactTAATTAGTTATTTGGGTAATTTGaagcttttttttaattaaaaaaattaaatttgacaATTACGAGTTTACGACAAGTTCACTTGTCGTAATTGAAACATAGGTCGTCGTAGGATTGATTGCAGGCCCGGGAAAAAATCCCGCTTTACTTTTTGCgaaattttcatatttttaaTGACGAGAATATTTGTAATTACAACGAGATTGTAGCTTGGTTGTAACTAATGACGCTATTTGCGACCACTTAAAAAACTCGTTGTAGATGTTGATTTGTTACGACGAGAAACGCTTATGGTCGTAATGTTTGGTCGCGAATGAaagtttttcttgtagtgtacgCTAGTGGGTTAGGTGCAGACATGGGGGATCAAGTGATCAACATACAAGTGATACTTAAAAGTAGTGTCTGAGTATTATGATTCTTAATTAATGATATGATACGCCAGAAAGAATGACTCCAGTTCAATGGTTAAAGGCTTAGGGGGGTGTTTGATAGGGGCTATTCTACAAAGGGAAGCAAATGGACTGATATGCATATATATCCcctttatttttgtttgtttgaccATTTTCGTCATTCCCTTTCCCTTCTTAATTTTGGTTTTGGATTCACCCCAAATTGCTCTAAGCTGAttcccccctccccccccccccaggTTTTTCCATTCCTTTTCCCACCCCCCTCTCTCACACCTCTAACCTTAGaacttcaacaacaacaacaaaaacaagagATTCCCTTTCTAATACTCTTTCCCTTTTATATCAAAGGGTTACTAAACAAtattttatatcaaagggtTTTTATTCCATTCTTCTCGATTCCCTTTCTCATACTCTTTCCCTTTCGCCTTCTCCAACCAATCGAGCCAGCTTAGCGTTTTGTTTGTTGAAGTTTTATAGGACACATGTTATTTgtatttatttctattttttattttcagcaAGTTTGTTAGAAGTTAGTTACAGTTAGTTAGTGTTTGTTACTAGCTTTGTATATAAGCAACCTTTGCTTTTCCTCCCAGCTAAGAAACTGAGTTAATAAAAACACATTTTCTTCAAttctctctctctaaatttaCTAATTCTCTCAAGcttcttcatggtatcagagctgaaTCTCATTTTGGTTTAGGTTTTCGATTTACACAGGATTGGTGCATCAAAACTGTGTGGATTACTTGAGTTGCTGCGAAACTTCTTGCAATAGCGAAGCTTCTTGCTCAATTCTGCGATTTTGATTGTGTTTGATTGATTTGTTGAATACAATGACAACTGATAATTCTGAAACTCATCAAGATTCTCATCCGAACAATAGTGAGAATGGAGGTAATCTTGACCCTTATTTCATAACTAACTAAGATAGTCCAACTTCTTCTTTGGTTTCTGTTGTTTTCAATGGTATGAATTTCATGCGATGGAAGAGAAATTTTATGAGAGCATTAGTAGCTAAAAACAAAGAAGGATTTGTGAATGGTGGAATAATGAAATCTGCGGTAAATCACAAAGATTATCCTAAGTGGAAACGTGCTGATTTCATGGTAGTTAGTTGGATTTTGAGTTCTATGAACAATGACCTAGCTGATGACTTTGGTTACATTGATAATGCTGTGGAGTTGTGGAAAGAATTAAACGAAAGGTTTAGACAGTCTAATGGACCATTGATTTATCAATTGAAGAAGGAAATTGATTGTTTAAATCAGGAGAATATGACTATTGTTACCTATTATGGTAAGCTGAAGAAATTATGGGATGGAATGCAAAGTTTGAGAGCTTTTCCTACATGCACTTGTGGTGCTTTGAAGATCTGTAGTTGCCAAATTTTGAAAAAGATGgctgaatttgaagaagaagaagacaaGATGATAAAGTTTCTGCTAGGATTAAATGGAGGATTTGAAGGAACTGTGACAAATGTGTTGTATATGGATCCTTTACCAAGTATAAACAGAGTATTTTCTATAACTCAGCAGATAGAGAAGCAGAAAGAAGTCAATGGTGCAGAAATTGAGGTCAGTGCTATGAGTAGCAGTGCTATGGCTGCTTAATCTTACAAAGGTGGTCATTCTCAGAAGTTTACTGGTGGAAGGAAAGATTGGAaagaaataaagaaagaaaagatgTACAAGGTTTGTACACATTGCAAAGGGAAAGGGCACACTGTAGATCAATGTTTCAAGCTCATAGGGTATCCTGATTGGTACAACACAATCAAGGCTTCAAAAGGATCACAATATTAATCCAATGGAAGCAGACTTGTTGCTAATGTGAATCCTGCTTCTGATATTGGAGATAATCCTCTTGATGAACCTTTGCATGGTTCTGGAACTGTAAGCAATGAAATCTTGAGTGCTATTTGCCAAGAGGTCATGAAAGCAATGAAGGGCAAGCAAATACAGAATGGTGATGCTGCTGGAACATCTAATTCTTATGCAAACTATGCAGGTATCATCTCTCATTCTTTTAACTGTACTGTGAATACTTTGCTGAATGAATGCTTATGGATTGTGGATTCTGGAGCTTGTAATCATATGACATATGATGAGAATATTTTGATAAACAAAAGAACACTCCAAAAGATAATTAGAGTTGGTTTGCCCGATGGAACTCAAATGAATGTTGACACTATAGGTGATGTTATCCTTAGTGATAAGCTGATGTTGTCCAATGTATTGTTGGTCAAAGGATTCAAATTAACACAATCTGATGTCTGTTGGTAGGTTGATTGAACAAACTGGTGTACATGTTGTATTTACTGGTGATGGGTATTCTTTTCCAGGACCCTTCTAGTTCAGTGttgctgtaacaccctaataattccttgcttttataaaatcattttccaacttaaaataaaggaattactaaagtattaccgccaccctgataacggttaaggctattaccagaattacgcagcggaaattaatgtcaactaacttttaaaaacataattaatgtaatattgaggcctcctacaatttggaaccataatggcccaaaaaccaaagtataaatagtttAAATACGAAAACTTAaataaagtataattaaataattcaaaatacgaaaacatgcaactctctcgatcatcccaagccacatgattccgatctaccaacctgctattttattctactccccatcaatgcaagtggaaatgatagatcatcatagggtcattaaggcaaaggccatgaccaaaacacacaaagcacgtagtcagcaaaaagctgagtacttacaagaatagagtgaatgaaactaaaacatgcatcactcactaagtactaatcaacatgcaaaagccatataataataaacaatcaatcatgaatacaagactcgactcttgactcacaattcaattagaataagcttcgaacgggccaaagaaagttccataaaggaaaaaggtgatgggagccaaccatacaccaaataataaataataaattcgggccataccgagtgtcaggccataccgacggaattcctgcgcatattataaatgaaacaacgtcttgtatcattagtaggagtacgagctttccggcaagactccccccattgttcatactcaaggtataaacgttccaagagttttgaagcttgttctggttgcactttacgtttattaatattttattaaaagtgaactcaagactcaacaacgtacattcatacaattaataaacgacaaccaaaacaatcttattttaatgcgttaagacttgtgatcgacgaccaagcaagactcttgtgaaattactaccatgttcctcctcaccaaagtgagactccgcatcatgcacattaacatgagggttgtgcccttgcacgacaaatcctaattcatttcatacataatattcccaactgaaccctacatgtgcggtggcttacacgagctaacccttcacatgcatgtggtaaaataaatagtacaacgaggtacgaataattggctcaaagtatgctagacatcccgtacaatagcatacaaataaataatccatcccttgcatgttaaacaaaccatacatgcataaatgttgaacaacatgattgacaaggaaatccatactcataataaactcaacatgcttgttcaaccaacaattcaataattccaataatattaatccacatgatcgttcaccaaagcatatatgaatccacacaatataattcacatcatcaacaatcatgtaatgtcattgacaaaaggtatgGTCGCCCtaaacttgtacgtaccttgaatacctaagcgtaggggccactttgcaataacgagcactcaactagaaatcacctcctatcatcaaaataatgaaacttaaattatttccatgttcattaaatttccagcatctttataaaatctaaaacctcatttaaactttagaattcaatcgtttttcaataatataatcgtctaaatttgcaaaatcaatcccttgtacgaaaacataccttttccgcctttaaaatcaataaaaatcaacaccttaagcctttattcaaatctgaaaatataattcattatcataattaaaatcatcacctaattatgctaatcaattgactaattaggtctaggttaaaaccctaacttgaaaatcccaataaaactaatttattatcataaaaatcaattctttattcaataaacaaatctgaaaattcgtcctttaataattaaaacaagcctaatgaatcacaacacgcaaatcctcaaaccacggtattcataaccggttcccagcattttaattactcaaaacaatattaatattataatttaaaatacgtaattgaaatagaataggtaaggaagaagagaattataccaatccggcctatagcacggaacaaccacgaattaatgtgattgggcgaaaagagtgaacaagaacgaacaaaacacgaacaacaccacacacacacacacacacacaacttGTGTGCGGGTGCGCGCATCGACGAAGGGGAACGCAACAACAGCGGGGCAGCGCGCCTGGGGATGGGCACACAGCACGCTGGGGCGGGCGCGCGAGGAAGGGGCGAGAGAGCAGGGGCACAACGCGCGCTGGCGTGAGCGAGGGAAGGCGAGCTGGTGAGTGAGGGCGAGGGCGTGGGCGTGCGAGGGGCAGAAGCACaccacacaacacacacactcGATGCAGCAAGGGAGCAAGGGGCGAGGGCTGTGCCGTGCGAGAGGCACGCGCAGCAACGAGCAAAGGGGACGGCGAGCACGAGTGCTGTGCGAGCCGGCCGAGAGGAAGAGGGGCAAGAGGAGTGGGGTGCAAGCAAGCCAAAAagggttttatgaatttaagggcttcatttaatgatgaggagtcctatttataggctccttgttttcaatgggctaggcttaggaaaatagaattgggcttagggaatgaaatgattgggctagcttatgacttgaattaaattcttttgattgggctcgtttaataaaacgaattggacttttcatttaaaacccgaagcctttaaaatcatttgcaacccatttaatttcctgactcaagaattaaattcgtttcgtaattaattaaaataataaatattctaattaattaaaatacatttaaataaaatacatttaaatattatttaaatgctaattaatcgtaaaatgctttataaatataataaaatatacttataaatattataaaaatacgaggtattacagttgCTTGGTGCTGGAAAAAGGACACAAGGTCTCTACTATTTTGCCAAACACACAGACCTCCAGGTATTGATTACAGTAGTAATACAACAGCTAATGTAGTATAGGATGTTGTTGCTGATGTAAATACAAATGTCTTGCCAAATAAGACTGCTACTAGTATGTTTCAGTCTAAGGTTGATAACAGGAATAAGCTAGATCTTTTACATGCAAGACTAGGAAATCCCTCTTTATCAAAGATGAAATATGTCAATGCAACATATTGTAAAGGAGTTACTGAATACAATTGTGATGTTTGTTATAATTCAAAGCATCATAGGTTTCCTTTTAAAAATAGTGAAAATAGAGCATCTGAATGTTTTGAATTGGTCCATCTGGATTTATGGGGGTCTTATAGGGTTAGAAGTTTGGATGGTGCAGCCTATTTCTTGACTGTGTTAGATGATCATAGTAGAGTTACATGGACATACTTAATTTCTTCACAACAAAATGCAAGTAGAAAAGGTGGTGGCAAAGTTTATTTCCATGGTTGATACACAATTTAACAAGAAAATCAAAAGAATCAGATCTGACAATGGCACTGAAATAGTGAAAGAATCATGCAGAGCTTTGTTTGCAAGTAAGAGCTTTGTTTCCCTATGCTCCTCAACAAAATGGTAGGGTTGAGAGGAAATACAGGAGTCTTCTTGAAATTGCTAGAGCTTTAAGGTTTCATGCTGGATTGCCAAAGAAATTTTGGGGAGAGTGTGTACTTATAGCTACTCATTTGATAAACAAAATTCCAGCAAAGGTGTTGGAGTGGAAAACTCCATTTGAGGTTATGTTTCAGAATGCTCCTGTTTATGATACACTGAGGGTCTTTGGTTCTTTATGCTTTGCTCATAACACTCAGATTAAGAAGGATAAGTTTGACTCTAGAACTAGGAGATGTGTGTTTCTGGGTTACCCTGGTGGTTACAAGGCTTTTAAGCTTTATGATCTGGATACACATACCTTGTTTGTCTCTAGAGATGTTATAttctttgaaaatgtatttcCATATAAATCTCAACCTTCACCTGATCCTGCAATTCTTAATCCCATCCAAACAGTCCAATTTGGTACTGAATTTACCAATTCTCATACAAGTAACTATGTTGATTTTTCTTCTGAACTACAGACTTCATCTGATCCTCTTTTTTCTAATTCTCCTATTTTATCTTTAAACACTTAAAACACGAACAATAAAAGCTTTGCTCACTAAGGGTGCCGTCAAATACTTGTCGTATATTGTACAATAGTGAGTGTGAGACTATCCCATGTGACCATGTCATGTCCAACTATGTTACACCCCGGCCATTGTACATTTGTACCTATGAGACTATCAATAATATAAGAGTTGATCTGTGTTTTCGATTGTCATGTTTTTCTTTTCATACTTGTCAATGcatgattttaattatatattagtATATATTTAAATTGTCAATAAGCAAAAATTCAAACAATTTGATACTTATTATGAAAGTATACATTTAGACGAATCGAACAACATTTCACGTCTCGACATGAGACAATGATATTTTCCTtcccaaaaattcaaaaaattttgAAGGTTATATACGTAAGATAATATCTACTACTTCAAATCTTCAATTCGTACCAACTAATTAAGTTTGATTTCGTCAATATGAATTGTAGGTTTTACACACACACATTTGTACTTAATTGGTATAATTTAATCCTCTTCACGGCAGGGAGTGGTAGGTAGGTTCAGGCATGGCTATGTGTAATGTGTTTGCCGTGCATTATCCTCATCTCCGGCACCCATTTAATTTTTCGGCTGCACAAATTAAATCTGAAAGCGATATTGACAACAGGCCGGGTTCGCGCAACGTAACTCAATCTTGACCGCTGAACAAAttttgcatatggcaatatatGCATGCATGGGTAAATACTTTGTGGTCGATTCTATTACgaattactacctccgtttcagaaagttctttacgctttggaaaatgtgtccaaagtatgaaaactttgactgtGAATTCCCCCGgggttacatgtaagatcttgttagattggtctcgttatTCATGTTcagaatattaactttttataatttttttcaatacaaaattggatatattaacggacaaacattgcaccggagtccgtgcaaatagtaagtgtaaagatctttttgaaacggaggaagtaatttACAACAGCTGATCGATAGATACCTAAAAGCATTACAATATCAACGTATCTTTCATACTCGATCATGATGTTTGTTGGAGTTGTTTCTTTCATACTTTATGTatttattcaaggaatttaATTATACTCCTATCAAACCCAGCTAACTTGCAACAATTTACAATTCAAACGATATATAGACGATATATAGACGATATATGTTGTTTGGTTGAACTAAGCATGCATAACCGATTAACCGGGCTGGGTAGTCAGTATAGCCACTAGCTAAGGTAGGTATCAGGTATTCATGTGGACAAAATGTTGTTTGATCGTATGGTGGATATCGACGTACTCATCGATTTTCGTCTTAGCTTCTTTTCTTGCTAATTAATCATCTCTAATTCATTATATTGGTGGAGGTTCTACCGTAATTTTTGTGGAGTATTGAACATCTTGAATATATGGCTGTACGTATATATACGGTATGAAGGTTATGAATTGGAAAACCAGATTAGAGTAACTACTTTTTGTCAAATATCGGCTGGATTTATATGTGCATAAACAActactacaagaaattgtaccattaacgacgggaaatcccgtcgctaaaggccaataatcgttgactAATGATGGAATTTCCTGtcacgaacccgtcataaaagagggtcgtcgttaatggaaaatcccgtcgttaacccgtcgtaaaagacatttgtttggttgttaaccccgtcgcaaaagccgaAATATTTAACCCGTCATAATAAGATTGTCGTTAAAgacacaaattcttgtagtataGATCGGTACACATCCAACTATTACGCGCGTAtataatacaattttatgtaACAGCGAATAAAGAACGACTAAGCTAACAATCAACCCAAATATGCATTGGATTACACCAGTCAAAAATCGAGCCAACCCGAAAACACCGGATACTCCGTATTTGACAAAAAATTTGTTACccaaaatcattttttttagcCGAACCCGAAAAGTAATATGTGTCCAAACCCgatcgattgaaaatcattgtgtTTATAGTAATAAATTCGACTCTCCATATGTTTTTCATGATCAAATGTTTTTTACATTCATAACATCTTGTTTCATCATTAGTAgaataaattcattatttaattGTCCCTTCAACTTCTATTTCAAAGTATATTATGTACATTTGATAAAACATTTGCACAGGTTAATTACAAACTACTCCGTAGTTTAAATTTCTTTACTTTCATCATTTGTTATGAAAGAACGTATGTAGTTCTGCAAGTTGGACGTTAGGCGTTGGGGAATTTAATGCTCTAAAGTGTCATTTGGTAATTTAAAACGTTGTTGTTTAAACTTTCCATATTCGTAGCACTATTACAGAAGTTTCTATATAAGGAGTTTTTCTTTTACATCAGATCAACAATCACGCCTTTTCCCCAAAAGATATATACATGGATTTGTTGAGCTACATAATGTGGATACTACCAACATTTGTAGCAATCTTTTTACTCATATCACTacccaaacctaaatcatatgCTAAAAACTTACCCCCTGGACTATTCCCTTTGCCTATATTTGGCAACCTCTTTAAATTATTTCCACACATCACCAAACCTCACAAGTACTTCGCCGAGCTAGCTAAGACTCATGGTCCCATCATGAGCCTTCAACTCGGCTCCACAActgccattgttgtttcgaaTTCCATGCTCGCCAAACAAGTCCTCCTCAAAAATCATGACGTTTTCTCGTCCCTTTATGATCTTGATGCTGTCCGAGCTCACGATCATGAAAAGTTCTCTATTGGCCCATTATCGGCCTCTTCCCCAATGTGGAAGGTCCTTAGAAAAATTTACAACACAAAATTGTTGAGTGACAAAATGCTAGAAACCATGCAAGAACATAGGTACCGAAAGTTGGAGGAGTTGCTATATTATATGAAAAAATGCTCACAAACCAATACCATTGTCGATGTTGGACAAGCGGTATATGATGCTTCTTTCGATATGATTTCTAGCACCATTTTCTCCATGGATTCCGGTAGTGATGTGAGGATAAGAGAGATTAAGGATCTAATGGATTGCATCATAAAAGAGATAGGGAGACCTAACATAGTCGATTGTTATCCTCTTTTAAAAATGATCGATCCACAACGTATAAGACATCGATTAACAGcttattgtgttaaattattTAAGTTATTTGATGAAATTGTAGGCATGAGATTGAAGTCCAGGAAAGATCAAGTGCACTCTTTAGGGTTGTACAATGATCTTTTGGACGTGATCTTAGATGTTATGGAAGAACAAAGCGATGAAATCAATCGAGATCACCTCCACCATCTACCATTGGTAAGCATACACTAGCTAATATTTTATGTTATGAATTAGTGCCGTATTAATTCTTTAGATCCAAAGGGTTTGATTTTCGTTGGTAATAAATGAAGAATAATAaataccaaaaacaaaaaaacacaaaaatttaTATTGGTTCAGTCATCTAACATGAGCTCCATCCATTTTTTACCGGAGAAGAGGTTAGTttttatattaataataaaaaaaaatatatgtttagATCTACTCTTTCTCTATAACTTACGGAGTATGTGTTTTCTTTCAATAGA
This Spinacia oleracea cultivar Varoflay chromosome 6, BTI_SOV_V1, whole genome shotgun sequence DNA region includes the following protein-coding sequences:
- the LOC130463654 gene encoding uncharacterized protein, coding for MRALVAKNKEGFVNGGIMKSAVNHKDYPKWKRADFMVVSWILSSMNNDLADDFGYIDNAVELWKELNERFRQSNGPLIYQLKKEIDCLNQENMTIVTYYGKLKKLWDGMQSLRAFPTCTCGALKICSCQILKKMAEFEEEEDKMIKFLLGLNGGFEGTVTNVLYMDPLPSINRVFSITQQIEKQKEVNGAEIEKFTGGRKDWKEIKKEKMYKVCTHCKGKGHTVDQCFKLIGLVANVNPASDIGDNPLDEPLHGSGTVSNEILSAICQEVMKAMKGKQIQNGDAAGTSNSYANYAGIISHSFNCTVNTLLNECLWIVDSGACNHMTYDENILINKRTLQKIIRVGLPDGTQMNVDTIGDVILSDKLMLSNDPSSSVLL
- the LOC110784934 gene encoding geraniol 8-hydroxylase — its product is MDLLSYIMWILPTFVAIFLLISLPKPKSYAKNLPPGLFPLPIFGNLFKLFPHITKPHKYFAELAKTHGPIMSLQLGSTTAIVVSNSMLAKQVLLKNHDVFSSLYDLDAVRAHDHEKFSIGPLSASSPMWKVLRKIYNTKLLSDKMLETMQEHRYRKLEELLYYMKKCSQTNTIVDVGQAVYDASFDMISSTIFSMDSGSDVRIREIKDLMDCIIKEIGRPNIVDCYPLLKMIDPQRIRHRLTAYCVKLFKLFDEIVGMRLKSRKDQVHSLGLYNDLLDVILDVMEEQSDEINRDHLHHLPLDLIGAGMDTTSKTMEWAMAELLRNPVFLRKLQEELDSVIEKGNIILESQISELPYLQAIVKETLRLHPSAPLLLPRKVEKDVEIDGFQLPKGAMLIVNAWAIGRDPNNWDDQDSFIPDRFMGSELDVKSQFTQLFTFGAGKKICPGMPLAIRMISLVLGNLVCLFDWKVEELGMEKVLDMDDHYGITIKKTTSLRVLPIHRSHRQ